The Ralstonia sp. RRA DNA segment CACGATGATGGCCGGTGCCGATTCGATCCGCGACGTGATCGCCTTCCCGAAGACGCAGCGTGCGCAGGATCTGCTCACGCAGGCCCCGAGCCCGGTCGACGAGAAACAATTGCGCGAATTGCACATTCGTCTGCGCGCTGCCGAGGCAAAGGTGGCTGCACCGAACGCTGCAACGACGACCTGATACCCCGCCGCTTAAGGCTGCACAACAAACCGCGCCGACCCGCAAGGGCGGCGCGGTTTGTTTTTGAGCATTCGCTTCGCGTTGGAACGCAACTTGCTGCACAGGGTCCCTTGGAGTTGTCACGCTGGGTGACAGCGAAGGAGGACCACCTTGAACGACCCCATCGATTTCGTGCGCACCTGGGTGGTGGCGCACGCAGAATTCCTGCTGACCTGGCTGATCGTCGCGCTGATCATCATGACCTTGGCGTGGATCGAAATCCGACGTGCCACCCGCCGTGCCGCCATCGCTATGACCGAGGCCGTGGCAACCACCGTAGCGGCTTGCGTGCCCGAGATTGCCGCCGCGGCGCAGAGCGCACATCCGCCCACCACCACAACTTCAGCGCCGACCTCACGCCTGGATGATGCGCTGCGCGATCTGGGGCGCCTGGCCGCAGACCGCATGCATTGGCTGCGCGGTGTCGCCAATCTGCGTGTGCCCGATGCCGTTTTACCGCCAGCCGCACCGGAAGCGCCGGTCCATCCGCTGCTGTACGACACGCCACGTTCGCTGGCAGAAAAGCACCTTGCCGCGGAGCGCTGTTTTGCCGAGCACGCCCACGCGCTGGTGGCCGCCCGCCGTGCCCTGCAGACACTGGAGGCCGCCGAGCGCGAGGGCCGTGAAGAGTTGCAGCGCATCGAGCGTGAGACGTCCGCCATTGTGGTGCGCTTCGAGCAGGCGAACGCGCAATCCGAGCAGACCGAGGTACAGCGGTTCCTGATCCAGAAATTCAACGCGCTGGGCACGCGTGAGCGCGAGCTGACCGCGCAAGTCAGTGCACTGCGCCAGCAACTCGGTGAGCGAACCGAGGCCCTATGGGCCCGATCGGACTTGGCGGCAGCAGATTACGCCGCAATGCTCGACCCACTGCTGGCACTCGCGCGCCGCGAACTTGGCCACGAGACTGCCACCGACGAGACCGTGTTGTGGCTCGCGCGCACGCGCACCGGTCAGGGCCCATTGCGCGCGGCTTGAATCAGCGGCATCCGGCTGCGGTAAGCTATCGAACTGCGGTGCGCTCGTGCCGCCCGCCGTTATCCGCTGCCAAACCGTCATGCCGCACAAGATTCCCGTTTCCGTTCTCGTCGTCATCCACACGCCTGATCTTCATGTGCTGGTGATGGAGCGGGCGGATCACCCGGGCTTCTGGCAATCCGTCACTGGCAGTTGCGATGCCCTTGATGAGCCCCTGGCCGAAACCGCCCGCCGCGAGGTGCAGGAGGAAACTGGCATTGATACGGGCCGGCATCACCTGATCGACTGGGGCCACCAGATCGAATACGAGATCTACCCGCGCTGGCGCCACCGCTACGCACCGGGCGTCACACGCAACACCGAGCACTGGTTCGGCCTGCTGGTGAGCGGCAAGGTGCCGGTGCGATTGTCGCCACGCGAGCATCTCCAGGCCGAATGGCTACCCTATGAAGACGCCGCTGCGCGCTGCTTCTCACGCAGCAACGGCGAGGCCATCCTGCAACTGCCCGAGCGTCTGGCGGCCTACACGGCCCGCCAGGCCGCCATCGCAAAGGATCAGGCCTGACATGCTCCGCTTGCGCGTCGCCACCTACAACATCCACAAGGGCGTGACGGGGATTGCGCGTCGCGTGCGCGTGCACGACGTGCGGCAGGGCTTGCACACCATGGACGCCGACATCGTCTTCCTGCAGGAAGTACAGGATCGCAACGACCGGCTGGTTGCCTCCGAACTGTTCGCCCCGAGCTATACGCAACTGCGCTATCTGGCGACCGACGTGTATCCGCATACGGTCTACGGCCGCAACGCCGTGTACGACCACGGGCACCACGGCAACGCCATCCTCTCGCGGTTTCCGATCCTGCTGTCGGAGAATCTGGACATTTCCGATCACCGCTTTGAGCAGCGTGGCTTGCTGCATGCCGTGACCGATCTCGGCT contains these protein-coding regions:
- the nudB gene encoding dihydroneopterin triphosphate diphosphatase is translated as MPHKIPVSVLVVIHTPDLHVLVMERADHPGFWQSVTGSCDALDEPLAETARREVQEETGIDTGRHHLIDWGHQIEYEIYPRWRHRYAPGVTRNTEHWFGLLVSGKVPVRLSPREHLQAEWLPYEDAAARCFSRSNGEAILQLPERLAAYTARQAAIAKDQA
- a CDS encoding endonuclease/exonuclease/phosphatase family protein, which encodes MLRLRVATYNIHKGVTGIARRVRVHDVRQGLHTMDADIVFLQEVQDRNDRLVASELFAPSYTQLRYLATDVYPHTVYGRNAVYDHGHHGNAILSRFPILLSENLDISDHRFEQRGLLHAVTDLGFGEVHLLCAHFGLFARSRQRQAEALIDRVRAVVPKDAPLVVAGDFNDWNNRLDRIICQSLGATEVADKAADARPVRTFPSHLPWLRLDRIYVRGFDIERAHALTGREWAQRSDHVPLLAELARP